A genomic stretch from Coleofasciculus sp. FACHB-1120 includes:
- a CDS encoding pentapeptide repeat-containing protein, translated as MYVDELLRQYSAGKRNFYRAKLIGVNLKGVNLRAADLSEAILIGANLMGANLSEANLSGADLTFSDLSRAHLNQANLCNANLRGAKLNRANLTGANLQGAILNSVDLNGANLAGVKMPDESFYLINSKLDFLSFT; from the coding sequence ATGTATGTTGATGAGCTTCTCAGGCAATATTCAGCCGGAAAAAGGAATTTTTACCGAGCTAAGTTGATCGGGGTAAACCTGAAAGGAGTTAACCTGCGTGCGGCAGATTTGAGTGAAGCTATCCTGATTGGAGCTAACTTAATGGGGGCGAACTTAAGTGAGGCAAACCTAAGTGGGGCTGACTTAACTTTCTCAGATTTGAGTCGGGCACATTTGAATCAAGCTAATCTCTGTAATGCCAATTTAAGGGGGGCGAAACTAAATCGAGCTAACTTGACTGGAGCTAATTTGCAGGGAGCCATTTTAAATAGTGTAGACCTGAACGGCGCAAATTTAGCTGGGGTAAAAATGCCTGATGAGAGTTTTTACCTAATTAACTCAAAACTTGATTTCTTAAGTTTTACCTAG
- a CDS encoding response regulator transcription factor — MCSEGSALQPVLSWGDLHFNPATFEATYAAQPLNLTAKEYCLLELFLKQGRCILRRDEILQRLWQPEEMPHEETIKAHIKHLRRKLQAVGAPADLIETVYGVGYRLQENLP, encoded by the coding sequence ATGTGCTCAGAGGGTTCGGCTTTGCAGCCGGTGTTGAGCTGGGGAGACTTACACTTCAATCCAGCTACCTTTGAAGCTACCTATGCCGCTCAACCTCTAAATTTAACTGCGAAAGAGTATTGCTTACTAGAACTATTCCTGAAACAGGGTCGCTGCATATTGAGGCGAGATGAGATTCTTCAACGCCTTTGGCAGCCTGAAGAAATGCCTCATGAAGAGACCATCAAGGCTCACATTAAGCATTTACGGCGGAAACTACAAGCAGTAGGCGCACCCGCTGATTTGATTGAAACCGTTTATGGCGTGGGTTATCGCCTCCAAGAAAACCTCCCCTGA
- a CDS encoding response regulator transcription factor, with protein MRILLVEDEQYLATTLYQALVDQNYVVDFYPEGQVGWEQSQTFPYDLIILNLCLPKLNGIDFCRQLRCMGDRTPVLIVATQDSAAQKVMVLDAGADDYVVYPYDQQELLARIRALLRRGSLTVPPILNWEGLCCNTITCEVTYGGHVLELTAKEYRLIELFVRNGRRVWSRSAILDRLWPAEEIPQEETIKTHIKRLRQKLQAIGAPTDLIETVYGLGYRLKQESSV; from the coding sequence ATGAGAATTCTGCTAGTGGAAGATGAGCAATACCTTGCTACAACCCTATACCAAGCGCTTGTTGACCAAAATTATGTCGTTGATTTTTATCCTGAGGGTCAAGTCGGATGGGAGCAATCGCAAACCTTTCCCTACGACTTGATTATCTTGAATTTGTGCTTGCCGAAGTTGAACGGTATCGACTTTTGCCGACAATTGCGGTGCATGGGCGATCGCACCCCTGTCCTCATCGTGGCGACTCAGGATAGCGCTGCTCAGAAGGTAATGGTATTAGATGCAGGCGCAGATGATTATGTTGTTTACCCCTATGATCAGCAAGAGTTACTCGCTCGCATCCGTGCTTTACTGCGCCGGGGTAGTTTGACGGTACCGCCCATCCTTAACTGGGAAGGCTTGTGCTGTAACACGATTACCTGTGAAGTCACCTATGGCGGTCATGTTCTGGAGTTGACGGCAAAAGAGTATCGCTTAATCGAGCTATTCGTGCGAAATGGTCGCCGGGTGTGGAGTCGGAGTGCGATTCTCGACCGCCTTTGGCCGGCTGAAGAAATCCCACAAGAAGAGACAATCAAAACCCACATCAAGCGTCTACGGCAGAAACTGCAAGCGATTGGTGCCCCGACTGATTTGATTGAAACTGTTTATGGTTTGGGCTATCGCTTGAAACAAGAGTCTTCGGTTTAA
- a CDS encoding response regulator transcription factor, with protein sequence MNAKKLSKKKPFPPELYYSEIQQQALEMRQKAVAMRQESLRMRLRTASMREDLRKIQQNYRIARQQELQKRQNPAPHLAPRTQPLMYQTTSTWLSVLEWGSLCFNPATFEATYASQPLDLTAKECRLLELFLQKGRCILTRDEILERLWQPEETPQEETVKAHIKHLRWKLQASGAPVDLIETVYGVGYRLKNNPS encoded by the coding sequence ATGAACGCTAAGAAATTGAGCAAGAAAAAGCCTTTTCCGCCGGAATTATATTACAGCGAAATACAGCAACAAGCTCTGGAAATGAGACAAAAAGCCGTAGCTATGCGCCAAGAATCTCTGAGAATGCGGTTAAGAACCGCATCAATGCGAGAAGATTTAAGAAAAATCCAACAAAATTACCGAATAGCACGACAACAAGAGCTACAAAAACGGCAAAACCCAGCACCTCACCTAGCACCTCGTACCCAGCCGTTAATGTATCAAACAACTTCAACCTGGCTATCGGTATTAGAGTGGGGTTCCTTGTGCTTTAATCCGGCTACCTTTGAAGCCACCTATGCCTCTCAACCTCTGGATTTAACCGCCAAAGAGTGTCGCTTATTAGAACTGTTCCTGCAAAAGGGTCGCTGCATATTGACGCGAGATGAAATTCTCGAACGCCTTTGGCAGCCTGAAGAGACGCCTCAAGAAGAGACAGTCAAGGCTCACATCAAGCATTTACGCTGGAAACTGCAAGCATCAGGCGCTCCCGTTGATTTGATTGAAACCGTTTATGGCGTAGGTTATCGCCTCAAAAATAATCCATCCTGA
- a CDS encoding M20/M25/M40 family metallo-hydrolase → MRKWIVSVLALVAIAVVVSSHEFFQQRSQPVIESRVESTPAPPVQHFDVAAASEKPLNAPNVDPKRLMGHVNALNFQRYTQIERDRTRKYLTQSLKKSGWSPKLQPFEGGVNVVATRKGTDKNAGTVLIAAHYDTVPGSPGADDNASGVAVILEMARLFGSRPTPRTLQLAFFDQEELGLRGSLAFAAKQTNLSNLRGVIVMDMVGYACYTPGCQKVPPGLPITPPSDKGDFLAVVGDTEHLPLLDAFKKSTQPGLPLVLTLPVPLKGLMTPDVLRSDHAPFWYRGVGAVLLTDTANLRTPHYHQPSDTPTNLDRPFFQGAARIVAIATTRLLEGRDRLESEPSTSSPSSGSNFGQ, encoded by the coding sequence ATGAGGAAATGGATAGTCTCGGTGTTAGCACTGGTCGCGATCGCAGTCGTCGTCAGCAGCCATGAATTCTTTCAGCAGCGATCGCAGCCAGTCATCGAAAGCCGGGTCGAAAGCACTCCAGCACCTCCAGTACAGCATTTTGACGTAGCAGCGGCGTCTGAAAAACCTCTCAACGCACCGAATGTAGACCCAAAGCGGCTGATGGGGCACGTCAACGCCTTAAACTTTCAGCGCTACACCCAGATAGAACGCGATCGCACTCGCAAATATCTCACCCAATCCCTCAAAAAATCAGGCTGGTCGCCCAAACTACAACCTTTCGAGGGCGGCGTCAACGTCGTTGCGACTCGCAAAGGCACAGACAAGAACGCCGGAACCGTTCTCATCGCCGCCCATTACGACACCGTTCCGGGTTCTCCTGGTGCTGATGACAATGCCAGTGGCGTTGCCGTAATTCTGGAAATGGCCCGTCTTTTCGGTTCCCGCCCCACTCCCCGGACGTTACAATTGGCATTCTTTGACCAAGAGGAATTGGGACTGCGGGGCAGTCTTGCCTTTGCCGCAAAGCAGACGAATTTAAGTAACCTGCGCGGCGTCATCGTCATGGATATGGTGGGCTATGCTTGCTACACCCCAGGTTGCCAGAAAGTTCCCCCTGGTTTGCCCATCACTCCACCCAGCGATAAAGGCGACTTTCTGGCGGTCGTCGGGGACACCGAACACTTGCCGCTGCTAGACGCTTTTAAAAAGTCCACTCAACCCGGCTTACCCCTGGTTCTTACCCTACCCGTCCCTTTAAAAGGTCTCATGACCCCCGATGTGTTGCGTAGCGATCATGCGCCGTTCTGGTATCGGGGAGTAGGTGCAGTGCTGTTGACCGATACAGCGAATCTGCGGACTCCCCACTATCATCAGCCCAGCGATACACCGACGAATCTGGATCGACCGTTCTTCCAAGGAGCCGCCCGGATCGTTGCGATCGCGACAACTCGACTGTTAGAGGGACGCGATCGCCTGGAATCTGAACCATCCACCTCTTCTCCATCGTCTGGCAGCAATTTCGGGCAATAA